The Buchnera aphidicola (Lipaphis pseudobrassicae) genomic sequence CAGTTCCTGAATCGGCATCGTTTTTCTTTACCGCTTCATATAATTTGTAATATACTATTGTTTGAAGTTTTTGATCTATACTTAAAGTTAAATTATTAGAGGCAAATTTATCTATTAAAGGGATTTTTTCAATAACTTGTCCTTTTTTATCTTTTCTTATTTTGATTTTTCCTGGTTTTCCCATTAATAACTTATTAAAGCTTTTTTCTATTCCTTCGATTCCTTGTCCATCTATATTAGTTATTCCTATTAGTTGAGCAGCAATTTTTCCAGAAGTATAGTATCTTTTTGATTCTTTTAGCAAAAATATTCCAGATAATTTTAGTTTTTTAATATATTCCCCTATTTCAGGAGTAATTTGTCGAGCTAAATAAATAAATTTTGATTTTTTATGCTTGTTAATATCAAAAATTATTTTTTTTAGTGGAATAGAAATAGCTTCTGATAAAGCTTTCCATTTTAAATCATGACTGATATTTTTTTGATTAATTACCACTGTAGGATCTGCACATACAGCGTTCATTAATACAGTGACTGCTAACGGATATCCTAATCGATCATTAATAATTCCTCTTGTGCTAAGTAGTGATTGTATTCTTAGAGTTCTTCTATCTCCTTCATTAATCAGCTCATTTGTATTAATAATTTGCAAGAAAAAAACACGAAATATTAAAATAACTAGAGATAAAAAAATAAAACTATATAATGTAAAAAAACGATAATTCATATGAAATTTTTTTTTTAACTTTTTTGTTCTTGAAATATTATTTTTTTTTTTATACATAATTTTTTTTGTACATTTATTAGGTAATATCTATATATTTATATTGTTAACTAAGTTTTTTTCAAGGTATCAAATTTAATTGATGGAAATTATTTTTTTGAAGTGTAATTTGGGATAGATAAAGCATTTTTTTCAATTATTAAATTTCTCCATTCATTTTTTTTTTGTTTTTTTTTAAAATAAGATTTTCTTCTTTTGTAATTAATAGACGAGTTTTATAAACCGTAATTACAACAAAACTTGCTGATATTATAATTGCTATAAATAAAATTAAATGTATTTTCCAATTTAAAATAAAATCACTTTTAATAATTTCAAATAAATCATAACGTTTAGTATTCATTTTTATTTTTTTCTGCAGTACGTAGTATTGAGCTTCTTGATCTAGGATTATTTTTTACTTCATATTTTGTTGGAAAAATGCGATTAATAATCTTTAATTGAGGTTTTTTTAATTTATTTAATTGTTCTTCTGTTATTGGAACACCATGTGGAACAATTGCTTTTTTACTATGTTTTACCATAAATTGTTTTACTATTCTGTCTTCTAAAGAGTGAAAACTAATAATTGATATACGTCCTCCTGATTTTAATATTTTTAATGTGCTGTCCAAAGATTGTTTAAGCTCTTCTAATTCTTTATTGATATGAATTCTAATTGCTTGAAAACTTCTTTTTGCCGGATGTTTAAATCTGTTTTTCATGGGTATTGATTTTTTAATAATCTCAGATAATTCTCTAGTACTAGTTATTTTTTTTATTTTATTTCGATAATTAATAGAGCGAGCTATTTTTTGTGAAAAAATTTCTTCTCCAAAATTTTTTAA encodes the following:
- a CDS encoding cell division protein FtsL, with translation MNTKRYDLFEIIKSDFILNWKIHLILFIAIIISASFVVITVYKTRLLITKEENLILKKNKKKMNGEI
- the rsmH gene encoding 16S rRNA (cytosine(1402)-N(4))-methyltransferase RsmH, with the protein product MNNKIKHIPVMMEESIQSLQINKNGIYIDSTFGMGGHSNEILKNLGKNGKLYALDKDPNSVSIGKKIKDARFCIIHETFSNLLHYAKCKKIIGKVNGIIFDLGVSSLQIDDNKRGFSFKNDGPLDMRMNPNYGISASDWLFKSDVKTIARVLKNFGEEIFSQKIARSINYRNKIKKITSTRELSEIIKKSIPMKNRFKHPAKRSFQAIRIHINKELEELKQSLDSTLKILKSGGRISIISFHSLEDRIVKQFMVKHSKKAIVPHGVPITEEQLNKLKKPQLKIINRIFPTKYEVKNNPRSRSSILRTAEKNKNEY